From the Planktothricoides raciborskii GIHE-MW2 genome, the window ACATCTGCTGCGGCATAAACTAAGGCTAAAGTTAAATCATCATTTAACCGTCCTAGATAAGTCGTTTTCATGCCCAAATTCGGGCGATCGCGAGGTTCTGAAGCTCCAAATATCACTAATTCTGTATCAGCGGCTAAATCACTTTCGGCAAATTTTTTAATCGCAGAACTCAAATATTCAAAACCTTTGCGGCGATCGCTCGTTGCTCTGATTGCCCCAAATAAAATCAACTTACGATTCTCTGGTAAATTCAGCAATTGTCTCGCTAACTTTTTATCTCTGGGCTGAAAAGTTAACGTATTAATCGCATTATAAATAACTTCTATTCGGGAATCTTTAAACAAACTACTTTGTCTCGTACAGTCTGCCAACCACTGACTAACCGCTACAATCGTCATATTTAAATCATTAAACGATTTTTGTTTTCGGTGCCAAAGCTTTCGAGATAAATCGTGTTCTTTTCCCGACCCTAAATGAGGACATAACCCACAATTCACTTGATAGCGAGTGCAGTCCTCCGTATAATGGCAGCCTCCCGTGAACCCCCACATATCCCGAAATGTCCAGACAATTGGTTTTTCAATTTTAGCAATAGTTTCGGGATTCAAGAAAGATTTACCAATCCAATGGATATTCACAATATCTGGGTTAATCGATTTAACTTTAGACAAGATATTTTGGGAATACCAAGCGGGAGAAAACAATTCTTTTTTTTGATTTTTATATTGTTTCAGCGGCCATTCATCAATATATTCACCAATATCTCTGCGGAGTTTCTCCGATATCGTCCTATACTGACTGCCCATCACCGTATA encodes:
- a CDS encoding glycosyltransferase family 4 protein, which encodes MKILHLNTWDIEGGASRGAYWMHQSLLKAGVNSMMLVGHKLSDDYTVMGSQYRTISEKLRRDIGEYIDEWPLKQYKNQKKELFSPAWYSQNILSKVKSINPDIVNIHWIGKSFLNPETIAKIEKPIVWTFRDMWGFTGGCHYTEDCTRYQVNCGLCPHLGSGKEHDLSRKLWHRKQKSFNDLNMTIVAVSQWLADCTRQSSLFKDSRIEVIYNAINTLTFQPRDKKLARQLLNLPENRKLILFGAIRATSDRRKGFEYLSSAIKKFAESDLAADTELVIFGASEPRDRPNLGMKTTYLGRLNDDLTLALVYAAADVMIVPSYLDACPKTPIESLACGTPVVCFDSSGLKEIVDHQQNGYRAKCFSEDDLAAGITWVLQDENRRRSLSQCAIKTVEQKFTMEILARAYINLYQDILG